GGCGGCCCCGTGTCGGCGAGCTGCATCAGGGCGAACAGGACCGCCCAGCCCCGCGCCCGCGCCGCTGCCGCCGGGTCGTCGTCGGCGTAGGCGGCGACGAACGTGCCGCGGGCCCACGAGGGGAGAAGCAGCCAGGCGGCGGCCAGGTCGGTGGCGGCGTCGCCCGCGCACAGGTCGCCCCAGTCGAGGACGCCGGCCAGGGTGCCGCCGGCCACCAGCACGTTGCCGGGGTGCAGGTCGCCGTGGACCCACACGGGCGGGCCGGGCGCCGGCGGCGCCGCACAGGCGTCGTCCCACACCCGGCGGACGGCGCGCGCGTCGACCTCGGGCGCCGCCAGCTCCAGCCGGTGCTCGAACGTGTCGGCCCGGTCGGCCAGCGGCACGCTCCGGAAGGGGTTGTAGGGGGCGTCACCGGGCGCCGGGGTGTGGAGCGTCCGGAGGAACCGGCCGAGCCGGCGGGCGGCGTCGGCCGCGGCGGTGACCTCGGTGCGGTCGGCGGAAGTCCCGTCCAGCCAGCGGACGACGGCCCATGGCCACGGGTACCCATCGCCCGGGCGGCCGGTCCGC
The genomic region above belongs to Acidimicrobiales bacterium and contains:
- a CDS encoding aminoglycoside phosphotransferase family protein, which encodes LNDGNLVAARRIAALRPPAEIDVDEALVRSLLADQHPDLAGLPLAEVEAGWDNLLWRLGDELLVRLPRRAAAAALAANEQRWLPALAPALPLTVPVPVRTGRPGDGYPWPWAVVRWLDGTSADRTEVTAAADAARRLGRFLRTLHTPAPGDAPYNPFRSVPLADRADTFEHRLELAAPEVDARAVRRVWDDACAAPPAPGPPVWVHGDLHPGNVLVAGGTLAGVLDWGDLCAGDAATDLAAAWLLLPSWARGTFVAAYADDDPAAAARARGWAVLFALMQLADTGPPTARDGALAALDRVTARGD